Genomic segment of Primulina tabacum isolate GXHZ01 chromosome 11, ASM2559414v2, whole genome shotgun sequence:
ttctatggtcatctcactcttttgttcactcTTTTTTCGACcatatctttttatttttctaaggccatctcacttttttgaacactctttctttcggcctcatctctcttcttttttttcaattggtcctcccacacttgctttggggacaaaggaagtaaaacaatggattCCTTTTTCAACACAAATGAGTACCTATTCTTGAAACCATCATGAGTCACCTTCCTATCGTATTGCCAAGGTCTACCCAACAATATATGACATGCATGCATGGGTACTACATCACACAAaacctcatccacatacttcATAATAGAAAAAGGCACTAGCACTTGTTTTGTCACCTTCacttccgcacaatcattcaaccattgaagcctatatggttgaggatgcttcAATGTTGGTAAACCCAATTTCTCCACCATCTCAACACTAGCCACATTAGTACAACTTCCCCCGTCTATGATTAGATTGCAAACtttttgatttacaaaacacctagtatggaacaagttctctcgttggttagtctcctcctccttgacttgggcactcatgatacgcctagtcactagtgcttctcCTACAACCGCCTCAAAACCCtcgtcaggatcctctaatgcaggcatatCATCCTCATCCTCACCATCACTATGCGACTCATATTCACCATAGTCATTCAAGATCATCACTCTTTTGTTAGGACATTCACTAGAAATATGACCTAACCCTTGGCACCTAAAACATCTAACATCCCTAGATCGATTagaaggagtttcagatttaccttgcactccttgtttaggcgcctcttgtttggtctcaatcttgggcttggtcaccaaCTTATTCTCCTCACGTTTCACCACATTTGACCGCCAAGAAGGTGATGAGCCtccagtttgattggtgcggccaactccacgccttttgagttgttgctccatttttatggccatttgcaccatttcgtctagatccaagtagtgccgaagctccacttgatcgtgaatttccctgttcaaatgTTGagtattttcactaccgcaagtatacggtatcaagttttagtactggttagagtacagatatcgatcccacgaagagTAAGTATTTAAAACTGTATATTAATTACCACCATTGACATAGCTCAACTTTATTTAAACGAATCAAATAGTTGGTTTAAaatcaattcaaataaaataacaattccTGTTATTCTAACACGCAGCAGAAAATTCACTGAGGAAataaatctagagatatgatttcgtcgagtctcccctatgctaaattaacattgactaacatttaattaaattgcaaCATGTTTATTAACCAAGAACTCACAATATTTTCTATTCCCTCTGTCGAGTGTTAAATAGAAATGTACTACctattactgattttaatatgtctattcaaaatcacgtaTCACGTAATAAAAGTAAACAAGGTTCTTTTATGGATTCGTCAGAGTTATtcgtcttttgcacgttataaatatctaacgatgtgatttctcctgtcctaatttcaatcccctctGTCGAGTGTTAGATTTCAATTATGtaatcaatcgaattatggccagtaattcaaaagcattaaaaacaagaaatcacaaataaacacgatgaaataattcaatgaaaattcaaatcGTCGTTCACATAGGTTCAACCACGACTAcatcaatctctagaaaataaaattagttcatgcTCGAATTTAAATCATCACAAAACCTGTTTttaatcattaaaaacgtaaaagtaagaAACCGAATTAAGAACGTGTTGGCGAGAGATGAAAGTGCTTCTCCGTGTCCGGATTCACCGTCTTCTATCTTCGTTCTTCGCGTCCCGTGATCCGTGCGTTCTCACTTTTTCTCCTTTCTCTCGAGTGGTGTGACGGCTgtgctaaaaatattttggaaccccTAAAAAGAACACGACGAAGCCTATTTATTTCTGAATGTAtgcgccgcgcgcatatgcgcgccatgagcggcgcatatgcgcgctgctCTCGGTATTTCACTTCTTGGGGcattgctcgcgcatatgcgcgatcttactcgcgcatatgcgcgagtctcaCTGTATgggccgcgcatgtgcgcggctttgagggcgcatatgcgccaatctTTCTGTCCTAGTTGCGCATGCTTGGCTCACATCTCTTCTACTAAGCGCCATTTTGGTTTATTTTTCACGCCCATGTCGTGACCGCACCTAGCTACCTGCAATCAaaccaaaaacaacaaaaagcCCGTAATTCCGCCCAAAAGACTAACAATCTATATgaagtataagaataatataagtGCATAAAATGCACTTATCAAATCCCCCTAAACTtaaacttttgctagtcccgagcaaaatcaaaatgaaaataaataaaacattaactAGACTCGACTAAACAAatcctaaaaaaataaataactaaacgAACAAGAATTGTGGAATAAAAGGATAACCACTAGCCTCAGAGATTACAGCTTccatgattttgaatcaaacaCATGCCACATTACTCACAGTTCACGTGCGTGTGTGTTTTGCTATTCTCGTTTACCCAAACCAAATGCCAAAATAAGTtcataactttttttttttcataaaattctGGACCCCTCGACGCACACGTAATTAGCAAAACCATTGAAGCACACATTCACCTTCACAAATCAACAGGACTTATAGGGTAACATTTGGCTAAACAAAGTGGTATTATGAAGGCAACAATTAACCAAATAAAATCCAATATCATGAGATGCGCACATGTACACAATCAAATTCTGTGTTTATCGACGGTATTTTTCAAGTGTCCATAGGCTAAACTTTGACATctcttctccactagtatattgggtaCGTGTGACttggttaataggtcttttaagcttataacgttaggcTATGGCTAATGGCTTCAAATGAAGGTCGGGAGTCAAAAGTGAGAGAAAACAaaccaatttatttttcaacacgCGTCTCCTTCCTTTTGTTTCACTTCCACTTGCCTTGCCACAACATTTTCACCATTTTGTCCTCCTTTTTACATCACATGCCATACTCTTTCCCTCTTTATTCAACATTTTTTTTCCagacatttctttctttcttttcaccTTTCATGATATTCTTATATGCACACAAGGGAGAGGAACTTTTGTAGTGATACACAGGTTCGTTTTCTCTCAGTTTTCGGTAGGTACTAGTGTATATGCTCAAAAGTTGGTAGTTGACGTAGGAGTTTAGAATTGATACGAATGGGAGCTTTTGTGTGCCCTGGcacactccattcgattttCATTAAGCTCAAACATGGGACACTAGGGTGTATATGATGTTATGGgtaggcttgaaaggctcaaacgttccaaaaatcgcctaaatcatccctaagtcacaCAATACCCGTATCTCGCCTCGAAGAGTGCCAAACTAAGTTCTAGACTACTTTCAATTTACCCATCAACAAACACAGACAAATCATGTTTTCGGGTATTCAAACAGAACAAATCACATCTCATTCTCATTTAGGCTCAAAGAGCTAACAATTGATAGTTTATTCAAGGAAAAACATGCCCAACATAAATCAAAGACTGCCTGAATCATTTTTGTGTTAGTGAACATATAGCTCAACAACAAGAAATCACATGCCGGTTTTGGAGTCCGCTCATTCATTTCAAATCACAAACCACATGAACACTCTCTCGACATCGGGTGTATCAACAATCATAGCAATCGTGATTTAATGTGTAAACGGTTAAGTAAAGATGGCATGCATTCGGATTCGTAATCAAGGAACAACATGAATTTCGGGTCAACTCTCATCATTGTTTGGTTATTTACCTTAATTCTacaattccaaaaaaaaaaaaattaacgactacgaaaagaaaaacataaagattaaatgaaacatttttttttaattaaacataaaaaaaaataacatcaaaGCAACAAATCAACTCatatcaaatcaactcagatcaaataatcaaatcaccccccaaacttaaaatatgcattgtcctcaatgtataaacaaGAAAGAAATGGGACACGCATACCTCACACGATGAGCATCAGTGCTCGTCGTCATCATCATCGAAATCCTCATCCATGTGCTGGGGTGGGGCCTGTGGAGGAGGTCCTGGATACTGTGGTGGCCATGCAGGTGGCTGGGGAAACATGGGATCTTCTGGACCTAAAGGCGGGAACCGCTGAGCGAGCACGGAGGTGAAATCCATCATGAATCCCATAAAATGGTCCGTGCGGTACTGAAGTGAATCTAGCACCTGGCGCTGCTCGACTAGTAACTGCCTCTGATCCTGCATCTCAATCTCTAGTCGTCTCAATCTGTCTCCCCTGCGCTCTCTGGCTGCTGCATGTGGTGGTGGAATCTGTGCTTGTGGGGGCTCCTCTTCGTCCGGCAACTCATAGGGAACATAGGATGCGCCTCCAAAGAAAGCAACAATGGGGGCCTTTGGCTTGAGAACTGGTTCATCAGGGGCCCATGAGACGCCGGCCTGGCGGCATAGCTCGGTAACAGTGTGGGGACAAGGAAGGGCAACCGTGGCTAACCCTGCGCCGACTCGCATAATCGAGCCATAAATGATTTTCCCCACGTCAATTAATTTGCCCGTCAAGATGGCATAAACCAATGTGGCTTTGTCCTTGGTGACATCGTAGTAGTGAGAGGACGGGAGAATGCGGGCTAGTACAAAAGATGTCCATGCACTAGCGTTAGGACCCATGTCGGTTTTCTTTAAAGATGTAGGCCCGCTCGAGCTCATTTTCCATACGGCGCCGGGCTCACAAATGGTCCGGATGACCTCTGTGTAATTAACTCCTTCTTCGAGGAACTCACTGCACTCGTCCTGATCGAAACTGGGCATCTGATAAAGCGTGTTGATCGTTCGAGAATCGAACGACACCAATTTCCCTCGGACCAATACTTTGGATTCCTCATGGCGAATCCGGAGGTTGGCATAAAATTCTCGCACAATGGAAATAACGGCGTCCGACGGGTGTTGAGCGAACTCCACCCATTGCCTTCGTTCCAGTTCATTTATAATCACACCACGTGAAATGGACAAATTGAACCCCCGTTCCTGTATTATGGGTCGTGTCATAGTACTGTCATATATCTGCTGGGCCTCCTCATTCCAAAATCGGTGCGAATTAAAACTCGCAGAAGAAGAAGCACCcttctttgatttcttcttcGGTGCCATCTCAATTAACAATGCTTACACCACCCTTTAAACTCAACCAACAGACAAAATCAAAGCTAATTGAACCACCAAATTTGAACACTATAATTGTACCACACCAATAATCCAATAAGCAATGCACGTACAACCCAGTCACAAAAGATTTATACCAAGTCGACACACCAAATCACGATATCAAGAGTTCCCCCAAGTTGCTTGAGCTACTTTCTATGAAATCTGAAAATTGTAACAAAATCGGAAGAGAAACCCCATACTTGAACGAGAGGATGACCGGAATTAGGATTGTGTTGGAAAAATTGCTGTTGGaaggcggcggcggcggtcggcTGAGGGGTGGCGGCGGTGAGGGAGATTCGGAGAGGGGCGGCGGCGTGGTGGCTAGGGATTTGAGTGTGTTGCTGAGTGTGATTCGCGATCTCGccccttttttttttatactgaatcgcgcgcatatgcgcgatgtaaaatggcgcatatgcgccactgcTACTGTCTCGGCATGCTGGgaggtggcgcatatgcgcgcccggATTGAAGCATATGCGCCGACCTTTCTAGGAAAtttagcgcatatgcgcgctcggAGTGGTGCATATGTGCTGACCTCTCTGCCACtattgcgcatgtgcgcggtaATAtgttgcgcatgtgcgcggagcACACTGTCCAAGCGATTctcgaaatatatatatattttttaaatacctgcaaaaaataacaaaatgcaaattaatacttgagaaaattaaaattaataaactaaaaaatcgaaataaaataaataaaatgaatgcaaaaataaataaatgtgggttgcctcccacacagcgcttGATTTAACGTCATCAGCCTGACTTTCTTCAGTCTACTTTGGTTCTCGCAGTGGGAATGTTGTCCATGTGTCGCACTTCATTTCCAAAGTAATGCTTGACCCTCTGACCATTGACTTTAAATGTCTGACCATTGTTGCATTTTAACTCAATTGCACCGTGTGGGTACACTGTTTCCACTGTGAATGGTCCAGACCATCGTGATTTTAACTTACCAGGGAACAATCTCAGTCGAGAATTGAATAATAACACCTGTTGTCCTGGTTCAAAGTCTTGTCGAAGAATCTGCTTGTCGTGCCAT
This window contains:
- the LOC142519767 gene encoding uncharacterized protein LOC142519767, translating into MGASGEQRLLQLNEMEEFRNDAYENAKIYKERTKKWHDKQILRQDFEPGQQVLLFNSRLRLFPGKLKSRWSGPFTVETVYPHGAIELKCNNGQTFKVNGQRVKHYFGNEVRHMDNIPTARTKVD